The Amphiprion ocellaris isolate individual 3 ecotype Okinawa chromosome 6, ASM2253959v1, whole genome shotgun sequence genome contains a region encoding:
- the igsf9b gene encoding protein turtle homolog A isoform X1, which yields MGLERRWLQAVTTAVAICLLSVSQGVATLVRAREGSSAELSCSLTPTSKEATTPNLFPLHVVEWVRLGYNVPILIKFGVYAPRVHPNYKGRVSLTRGASLLVERLTLEDEGWFECRILLLDSKTDDFRNGTWTFLSITAPPVFIKTPPTFVEVLLGDSLTLSCGAHGNPRPTVVWHKDESPVEKHEKIKVLNGTLSLASVTRNISGVYKCHVSNTEGNLTHSTQLQVKGPPIIIISPEDTTLNMSQDAVLQCQADAYPSNLTYEWLKQGQNVYHIESLKSRVKILVDGTLLIPNLIPEDAGNYTCIPTNGILTPPSASAHLKVKHPARVARMPRETYLPAGMEGIIVCPVQADPPVLYVNWTKDGNDLNLDNFPGWMVNSEGSVFITTANDNAVGMYTCTAYNSYGTMGQSEPTKVILQDPPSFRLPPRPEYLQEVGRELIIPCEASGDPAPNITWSKIGPSPRSPYTVLANGSLLLQPLSKDHHGGWECLATNRVATVGAGTVVMVLGTSPHVVSSVSVTTEMNQANVSWVPGFDGGFTQKFTVWYKQASRGKHEWASLPVPTSKSYLLVTGLLAGTGYQFSVLPQNKLGSGPFSEIVTVRTLAVPTDPPTAVTTLPILDPPIFLSANRTEQGVLLQWWPPEAPSSPLTGYVLQVRRNQGQWVILSSIISANQTELVVQGLLRDSAYDLRLMSRSDKILSEPSESVNISTTGMEMYPLRPSFLEVIPEPLLAGVVGGVCFLFVAIILSLVTACYMSHRRQRRRRKRRQDLPTAFQKSPSHEGRSPPRSPDSVLKLKLCPPLPFFPNSSSSQSDRSSFDKGSRGEYHDQRRQLLSNSSPPPHYTLFESHLGSQVPSPTALESISRGPDGRFIVQPLPEGSSPSNKKNGKKEVLQINGEASGSGSNRTSFRDSPKSSILSSEKDERKDSPLTVDVPELSRPPSSPGRVRAMARNFSRHGCFYSDDEQGSEVLLERASFYSDNSEKKPSDSLRRYRMPGHADDLFPSLGRKTKLLDRDRDRPLHSGYQPIESQLTNNSTQISQLDCELERDSINKCVQLAKEREEMERELKSYTAEQRSRSRGRGDQTESPQRDEPKPADDIWKPQDVNIRQKHRPSGQTSRVSDYRRACYFGSTSSPMDRLPTSRIQWDISPVTSVTSLIPVQTPRDSRSQHPHTCREATEDSLAVDSSRSPVTQNTSLPMLSPDVTSETPVLCLETPDRARSLSPPRDSEICLKSTKKTPNGGIAPRSRHSYAYAGTQPWDSAAKSPSVTNERPESSASAMYNQPERTAEVDCTSTRDPSPSSYSTLPYEHHGVGAKAKDGEIQGHGDRRSSGLYSDLEREGVRARSRRSDRCLFSDSPSPITTLTLVEEVESDQSQFSVPRMSDSLKAKPAAPSPKMSPLQTSAILEYLSLPGFIEMSVDEPVEEAEVSDTTGQRSQLQPEKPMVAKPDVVPKNWEVHFQENRETDSNQEEVCLEQTHSAGASEATINGSKKQGYRRLLYAEPRVRFPDDMRSSSPGPEKTSKQLYDEKTKIRAGNKSTDRPESRLASRSAHTLMSAAKGMADIVSKHTQSIVDNSEFSSKLSQRQASQGSRTNNIASRISQAPVPFLKKSLSIGPCRTLSGMGQPRPFLKKSISLGSQRWEHFESPRAYISEKCYWDEFPHPDVRVKSYSLGRMPSSLPRPHPSWREYVPFRRPSMESLERPHHAQRSLASPSYLTPSMYPPRPTSVSPMLEPCDPRRQATVFPESARWSPSYQDTLRSAQHKYVPMPTSIPVPQYQHWPGHRGERPMDYRRGPPRSYLPRGISWPSPYCPPFPPREGESYRQPDRMMGRGGETEIREVREIREGGRASYASQSSGRGSAGLFRQSLSITPTLLSSPETTEENEQHRAEMELPERRAKRRNTSVDESYEWDSADACVDSEVLEATKFDQSQTGLRTGRGELRYDQAGGLQDQRHKGPSPSVSPPVFNPPRCQYSRSLSEARFNALRLEYQEYRRAQESREPCLTPGHESDSDSNSAVL from the exons ATGGGACTGGAGAGACGGTGGCTTCAGGCTGTCACCACTGCTGTAGCCATCTGTCTGCTAA GTGTGTCTCAAGGTGTGGCAACCTTGGTTCGTGCCAGAGAGGGGAGCTCTGCAGAGCTAAGCTGTAGTCTCACTCCTACATCCAAAGAAGCCACCACCCCAAACCTCTTTCCGCTACATGTCGTGGAATGGGTACGGCTCGGTTACAACGTTCCCATCCTCATCAAATTTGGAGTGTACGCTCCTCGTGTTCACCCAAACTACAAAG GCCGTGTGTCTCTGACCCGGGGTGCCTCTCTGCTGGTAGAGCGGCTGACCCTGGAGGACGAGGGCTGGTTCGAATGTCGCATCCTGCTCCTAGACAGCAAAACCGACGACTTTCGAAACGGCACATggaccttcctctccatcaCAG CTCCACCTGTGTTTATCAAGACACCACCAACTTTTGTGGAAGTTCTGCTCGGAGACTCGCTGACGCTCAGCTGTGGCGCCCATGGCAACCCTCGACCAACTGTTGTGTGGCATAAAGATGAGAGCCCAGttgagaaacatgaaaaaataaaa GTGCTCAATGGTACCTTGTCTCTGGCCTCCGTCACTAGAAATATTTCAGGAGTGTACAAATGCCACGTGTCCAACACAGAGGGGAACCTGACCCACTCTACGCAGCTGCAGGTCAAAG GTCCTCCTATTATCATCATTTCCCCGGAGGACACCACTCTCAACATGTCCCAGGATGCAGTTCTGCAGTGTCAGGCTGATGCCTACCCTTCAAACCTCACCTACGAATGGTTGAAACAAGGACAGAATGTTTACCATATTGA GTCCCTTAAGTCCAGAGTGAAGATTTTGGTGGATGGAACACTTCTTATCCCTAATCTCATCCCAGAAGATGCTGGCAACTACACCTGCATCCCAACTAATGGGATACTGACCCCACCCTCTGCTTCTGCACATCTAAAAGTGAAAC ATCCTGCACGTGTAGCTCGAATGCCCCGGGAAACATATTTACCTGCAGGCATGGAGGGCATCATTGTCTGCcctgtccaggctgatccaccTGTGCTGTATGTCAACTGGACCAAAGACGGGAACGATTTGAATCTTGACAAT TTTccaggttggatggtgaactCGGAGGGTTCAGTTTTTATAACAACAGCAAATGACAATGCTGTGGGCATGTACACCTGTACAGCCTATAACAGTTACGGCACCATGGGCCAATCTGAGCCCACCAAAGTCATTTTGCAG GACCCGCCATCATTCCGATTGCCTCCACGGCCTGAGTATCTTCAGGAGGTGGGCCGAGAGTTGATCATCCCCTGCGAAGCTAGCGGAGACCCTGCTCCGAACATAACATGGAGCAAG ATTGGCCCTTCTCCTCGTTCCCCATACACTGTGTTGGCTAACGGCTCCCTCTTGCTGCAGCCTCTCAGTAAAGATCACCATGGGGGCTGGGAGTGTTTGGCCACTAATCGTGTGGCCACTGTTGGTGCAGGCACTGTGGTCATGGTGTTAG gTACCAGTCCGCATGTTGTGTCTTCAGTGTCTGTCACCACAGAGATGAACCAGGCCAATGTGTCCTGGGTGCCTGGCTTTGATGGTGGATTCACCCAGAAGTTCACTGTATG GTACAAGCAGGCATCCAGGGGGAAACACGAATGGGCGTCTTTGCCTGTGCCAACATCCAAAAGCTATCTGCTGGTGACTGGGCTACTTGCTGGCACCGGCTATCAGTTCAGTGTCCTACCTCAGAATAAACTCGGCTCTGGACCTTTTAGTGAAATTGTAACCGTGCGAACTTTAG CTGTGCCAACAGACCCGCCTACAGCTGTCACCACTCTCCCAATCCTGGACCCTCCCATATTCCTGTCAGCCAACCGGACAGAGCAAGGTGTTCTCCTCCAGTGGTGGCCTCCTGAGGCTCCATCCTCTCCACTGACAGGTTATGTGCTGCAGGTTCGCAGGAATCAGGGCCAGTGGGTCATCCTCAGCAGCATCATCAGTGCCAATCAGACTGAACTAGTTGTTCAAGGACTGCTGAGg GACTCTGCTTACGATCTGAGGCTCATGTCTCGCAGTGATAAAATACTCAGTGAACCGAGTGAGTCTGTCAACATATCCACCACAG GAATGGAGATGTACCCCCTGCGCCCAAGTTTCTTGGAGGTCATCCCTGAGCCACTGTTGGCTGGTGTTGTAGGAGGAGTGTGCTTTCTGTTTGTGGCCATCATACTTTCCTTGGTGACAGCATGCTATATGAGTCACAGGAGACAACGTAGACGCAGGAAGAGAAGACAAG ATCTGCCAACTGCCTTCCAGAAAAGCCCATCACATGA AGGTCGTTCACCTCCTCGCAGCCCAGACAGTGTCCTGAAACTGAAACTGTGTCCACCGCTTCCCTTTTTTCCAAACTCCTCCTCATCACAGTCTGATCGGTCGTCCTTTGATAAAGGCAGCCGTGGGGAGTATCATGACCAGCGGAGACAGCTCTTGTCCAACTCGTCTCCACCACCTCATTACACACTTTTTGAGAGTCACCTGGGGTCCCAGGTGCCCTCACCAACTGCTCTGGAGTCCATTTCCAGAGGCCCAGATGGACGCTTCATTGTCCAGCCACTGCCAGAGGGCTCCAGTCCCTCCAataagaaaaatggaaaaaaggaaGTCCTGCAAATTAATGGTGAGGCAAGTGGCTCAGGGAGCAACAGGACATCATTCAGAGACTCTCCGAAGTCAAGCATTTTGAGCTCAGAGAAGGATGAGAGGAAGGATTCTCCTCTCACTGTGGATGTCCCAGAGTTGAGCAGACCTCCATCGTCCCCTGGAAGAGTACGGGCCATGGCCAGGAACTTCTCCCGCCACGGGTGTTTTTATTCTGATGACGAACAGGGATCAGAGGTTCTCTTGGAAAGAGCCAGCTTTTATTCAGACAACAGCGAGAAAAAACCCAGTGATTCTCTGAGGAGGTATCGCATGCCAGGCCATGCTGACGATCTGTTCCCCAGTTTGGGGAGGAAGACAAAGCTTCTGgatagagacagagacagaccaCTCCATTCAGGCTACCAGCCTATCGAGAGTCAGTTGACTAACAACAGCACCCAGATCTCACAACTTGACTGTGAGCTAGAGAGGGATAGCATCAACAAGTGTGTCCAACTGGCAAAAGAGAGGGAAGAAATGGAGAGGGAGTTGAAGAGCTATACAGCCGAACAAAGAAGCCGCAGCCGTGGTAGAGGAGACCAAACAGAAAGCCCTCAGAGGGATGAGCCCAAGCCAGCGGATGATATTTGGAAGCCACAAGATGTTAatatcagacaaaaacacaggcCTTCAGGTCAGACAAGTCGTGTATCTGACTATAGGAGGGCGTGCTACTTTGGCAGCACCAGCAGTCCCATGGATCGGCTCCCTACTTCTCGCATCCAGTGGGACATTAGCCCCGTTACATCTGTCACCAGCCTCATTCCTGTACAGACCCCTCGCGATTCCAGGTCACAGCATCCTCACACATGTAGGGAAGCCACAGAGGATTCTCTTGCTGTTGATTCATCGCGCTCTCCCGTCACCCAGAACACCTCTCTCCCGATGCTCTCCCCTGATGTCACGTCTGAAACTCCTGTTCTGTGTCTAGAAACACCAGACAGAGCCAGATCACTGAGTCCTCCGAGAGACTCAGAGATCTGCTTGAAGTCCACGAAGAAGACACCAAATGGAGGTATTGCTCCAAGGTCCAGACATTCATATGCTTATGCAGGCACACAGCCCTGGGACTCAGCTGCCAAAAGCCCTTCAGTCACCAACGAGAGGCCTGAAAGTTCAGCTTCTGCAATGTATAATCAGCCTGAGAGAACTGCAGAAGTAGACTGCACATCCACAAGGGATCCCAGTCCTTCTAGTTATTCTACCTTACCCTATGAGCATCATGGAGTAGGGGCAAAGGCCAAAGACGGAGAGATTCAAGGCCATGGTGACCGACGTAGTTCAGGGCTTTACTCTGATTTAGAGAGAGAAGGCGTCCGAGCACGCTCCAGGAGAAGCGACAGATGTCTTTTCTCTGATAGTCCTAGCCCTATCACAACCTTAACTCTCGTAGAAGAAGTTGAGAGTGACCAGTCTCAGTTTTCTGTCCCTAGAATGTCAGACTCCTTGAAGGCCAAGCCTGCAGCCCCATCTCCCAAAATGTCCCCACTCCAGACAAGTGCAATTCTTGAATATCTGAGCCTTCCTGGTTTCATTGAAATGAGTGTGGATGAGCCTGTGGAAGAAGCTGAAGTCTCCGACACTACTGGTCAACGTTCACAACTACAGCCAGAAAAACCAATGGTGGCTAAGCCAGATGTCGTTCCTAAAAACTGGGAGGTTCATTTTCAAGAAAACCGGGAAACTGATTCGAACCAAGAGGAGGTTTGCCTTGAACAAACTCATTCAGCAGGTGCTTCAGAAGCTACCATCAATGGTAGTAAAAAACAAGGCTATAGACGTCTCCTCTATGCGGAGCCGAGAGTACGATTTCCTGATGACATGAGATCATCTTCACCCGGTCCGGAAAAAACTAGCAAGCAGCTATatgatgagaaaacaaaaattcGAGCTGGTAATAAAAGTACAGACAGACCTGAATCCCGACTTGCATCCAGGTCAGCTCACACCTTGATGAGTGCAGCTAAAGGCATGGCAGATATAgtgtcaaaacacacacagagtattGTAGACAATAGTGAGTTTTCATCCAAGCTATCCCAAAGACAAGCTTCTCAGGGCAGCAGGACTAATAACATTGCATCCCGAATATCTCAAGCCCCGGtgccatttttaaagaaatcctTAAGCATAGGCCCCTGTAGAACTCTCTCAGGCATGGGTCAGCCTCGTCCTTTCCTAAAGAAATCCATTAGCTTAGGCTCACAGAGGTGGGAGCACTTCGAGAGCCCAAGAGCATATATTTCTGAGAAATGCTACTGGGACGAGTTCCCACATCCAGATGTCAGAGTGAAGTCCTACAGTTTGGGTCGCATGCCGTCTTCCCTACCTAGACCACACCCTTCCTGGAGGGAGTATGTCCCATTCAGGCGCCCCAGCATGGAGAGCTTAGAGAGGCCTCATCACGCACAAAGATCTTTAGCTAGTCCTTCCTACCTCACTCCTTCTATGTACCCACCCAGACCAACCTCAGTCTCCCCAATGCTGGAACCCTGCGATCCACGACGACAAGCCACTGTTTTCCCAGAGTCTGCCAGGTGGTCTCCCTCATATCAAGACACTCTGAGGTCTGCCCAGCACAAGTATGTCCCCATGCCCACCTCTATCCCAGTCCCCCAGTACCAGCACTGGCCAGGACACAGAGGGGAAAGACCCATGGACTACAGGAGAGGCCCTCCGAGGTCCTACCTGCCCAGGGGCATTAGCTGGCCCTCGCCTTACTGTCCCCCCTTTCCACCCAGAGAGGGAGAAAGCTACAGACAGCCAGACAGGATGATGGGCAGGGGAGGGGAGACTGAGATCCGAGAGGTCAGAGAGATCAGGGAGGGGGGGAGGGCCAGTTATGCCAGTCAGAGCAGCGGTAGAGGTAGTGCTGGTCTCTTCCGACAGTCCCTATCCATCACTCCCACGCTGCTCAGCTCCCCAGAAACCACAGAGGAAAATGAGCAGCACAGAGCTGAGATGGAGCTGCCTGAGAGGAGAGCGAAAAG AAGGAACACATCAGTAGATGAGAGTTATGAGTGGGACTCTGCTGATGCCTGCGTGGACTCGGAGGTCCTGGAGGCCACAAAGTTTGATCAGTCGCAAACAGGTTTGCGGACAGGCAGGGGGGAACTGAGATATGATCAAGCTGGTGGCCTTCAGGATCAGCGACACAAAG GCCCGTCTCCCTCAGTCAGCCCACCAGTTTTCAACCCGCCTCGCTGCCAGTACAGTCGCTCCCTAAGTGAGGCGCGTTTCAATGCTCTGCGCCTGGAGTACCAGGAGTACAGGCGGGCTCAGGAGTCCCGTGAGCCCTGCCTCACCCCTGGCCACGAATCAGACTCTGACTCCAACTCAGCGGTGCTCTAG